Proteins from a single region of Haloterrigena alkaliphila:
- a CDS encoding Na+/H+ antiporter NhaC family protein codes for MSGVNDDPTGDPTDSFVEGTGDDEPRITFYGGRGISALPILFFIVWAIAQTALWRISDTGGLIVGILIGLILGMFFVRGDWASYANTIFEGMTQPVAVTAIVAWIWAGMFAQLLQDGGFVGGLVWLADVAGVGATLFPAITFVLAALFTTGIGTGYGAAVAFVTLFFPTGILLGANPTLLFAAILSGAIFGDNLAPVSDTTIVSAVTQDSDIGGVVASRFKYVIIAAILTFVGYVVAGQTMGGAVDIGAGAQEILAGESEPIGLVHIVSMLVVIGTAIAGRHIVEAISWGIVVAIAFNLVLGLSSVGDIVTFSAPTDAPLAEPLEFLPFLTIVEEADAVGVSGSLMTGVSGFLELSILVLLIIGAAQIMIRGGAFEAILDWSLEHLATNVRNAELTMVGTSALINAIITINTAAEVAIGPYISKIGERFNLNGYRRANILDGQTAALGYIFPWSGGVLAGYSAMQELPGEYEWFDAGMLVTPIDVVPYVFQGWLLVAVFVVAAITGFGREYVTDRESEEVARV; via the coding sequence ATGAGTGGTGTCAACGACGATCCGACCGGCGATCCGACGGATTCGTTCGTCGAGGGGACGGGCGACGACGAGCCGAGAATAACGTTCTACGGCGGCCGCGGGATAAGCGCGCTGCCGATCCTGTTTTTCATCGTCTGGGCCATCGCGCAGACGGCGCTCTGGCGAATCTCGGACACGGGCGGGCTGATCGTGGGAATCCTGATCGGCCTGATCCTCGGGATGTTCTTCGTCCGCGGGGACTGGGCGTCCTACGCGAACACCATCTTCGAGGGGATGACCCAGCCGGTAGCCGTCACGGCCATCGTCGCCTGGATCTGGGCGGGAATGTTCGCACAACTGTTGCAGGACGGCGGCTTCGTCGGCGGCCTCGTCTGGCTCGCCGACGTCGCGGGCGTCGGCGCGACGCTGTTCCCGGCTATCACGTTCGTCCTCGCGGCGCTGTTCACGACGGGTATCGGAACGGGGTACGGCGCCGCCGTCGCGTTCGTGACCCTGTTCTTCCCGACCGGGATCCTACTCGGCGCGAATCCGACGCTGCTGTTCGCCGCGATCCTATCGGGGGCGATCTTCGGCGACAACCTCGCGCCGGTCAGCGACACGACGATCGTCAGCGCCGTCACGCAGGACTCCGACATCGGGGGCGTCGTCGCCTCGCGGTTCAAGTACGTCATCATCGCCGCGATCCTGACGTTCGTCGGCTACGTCGTCGCGGGACAGACGATGGGCGGTGCCGTCGACATCGGCGCGGGGGCCCAGGAGATCCTCGCGGGAGAGAGCGAGCCCATCGGACTCGTCCACATCGTCTCCATGCTCGTCGTGATCGGGACGGCGATCGCCGGTCGCCACATCGTCGAGGCGATCTCGTGGGGGATCGTCGTCGCCATCGCGTTCAACCTCGTCCTCGGCCTGTCGAGCGTCGGCGACATCGTCACGTTCTCCGCGCCGACGGACGCGCCGCTGGCCGAACCGCTCGAGTTCCTGCCGTTTCTCACGATCGTCGAGGAGGCCGACGCGGTCGGGGTCAGCGGGAGTCTGATGACCGGCGTCTCGGGCTTCCTCGAGCTCTCGATCCTCGTCCTGCTGATCATCGGCGCGGCCCAGATCATGATCCGCGGCGGCGCGTTCGAGGCGATCCTCGACTGGTCGCTCGAGCACCTCGCGACGAACGTCCGCAACGCCGAACTGACGATGGTCGGCACGTCGGCGCTGATCAACGCGATCATCACCATCAACACGGCCGCGGAGGTCGCGATCGGGCCCTACATTTCGAAGATCGGCGAGCGGTTCAACCTGAACGGCTACCGCCGCGCGAACATTTTGGACGGCCAGACCGCCGCGCTGGGCTACATCTTCCCGTGGTCCGGCGGGGTTCTCGCCGGCTACTCGGCGATGCAGGAGCTCCCCGGCGAGTACGAGTGGTTCGACGCGGGGATGCTCGTCACCCCCATCGACGTCGTTCCCTACGTCTTCCAGGGGTGGCTGCTGGTCGCGGTGTTCGTCGTCGCGGCGATCACCGGCTTCGGCAGGGAGTACGTTACCGACCGCGAGAGCGAGGAGGTGGCTCGCGTATGA
- a CDS encoding calcium/sodium antiporter, producing the protein MAVVGAIALLAAGIGGLWFGARWLVDGASRLATTVGISPLVVGLTVVAFGTSAPEVTVSVTAALEGQGDVAVANVVGSNVFNLGVILGIVAVIAPFRVTNALVRRDALAMGGATAVGALVLANRDVSRLEGVALVVLLVAYLGAIGLAIRRGDDDDDVPNETAGDSSVGRDESAISVGREGVRLLAGLGLVVVGGRILVDAATGIAISLGVSAWLVGATVVAAGTSLPELVTSVVAARRNDMGIAAGNVIGSNVFNLLGVLGVSAIARPMTVDPAVRSGLAWLVVVTAVGTVLLATDRRVSRREGVALIAVGLAYWVASAVG; encoded by the coding sequence ATGGCAGTCGTCGGAGCTATCGCGCTGCTCGCCGCCGGTATCGGTGGCCTCTGGTTCGGTGCCCGCTGGCTCGTCGACGGGGCCTCGAGGCTGGCGACGACGGTCGGCATCTCCCCGCTCGTCGTCGGTCTCACCGTCGTCGCGTTCGGGACCTCCGCGCCGGAGGTCACCGTCTCCGTGACCGCCGCGCTCGAGGGCCAGGGAGACGTCGCGGTCGCGAACGTCGTCGGCTCGAACGTGTTCAACCTCGGCGTCATCCTCGGTATCGTCGCCGTCATCGCCCCGTTTCGCGTCACGAACGCGTTGGTCCGTCGGGACGCGCTCGCGATGGGCGGCGCGACGGCGGTCGGCGCGCTCGTCCTCGCGAATCGAGACGTCTCGCGGCTCGAGGGAGTCGCGCTCGTCGTCCTGCTCGTCGCGTACCTCGGCGCGATCGGACTGGCGATCCGACGAGGCGACGACGACGACGATGTACCGAACGAGACGGCCGGCGACTCGAGCGTCGGCCGCGACGAGTCGGCGATTTCGGTCGGTCGCGAGGGCGTCCGCCTGCTCGCCGGACTCGGTCTCGTCGTCGTCGGCGGTCGTATCCTGGTCGACGCGGCGACGGGGATCGCCATCTCGCTGGGCGTCTCGGCGTGGCTGGTCGGGGCGACGGTCGTCGCCGCCGGCACGTCGCTGCCGGAACTCGTGACGTCGGTCGTCGCGGCACGGCGCAACGACATGGGGATCGCGGCGGGCAACGTCATCGGCTCGAACGTGTTCAACCTCCTGGGCGTCCTCGGCGTCTCGGCGATCGCCCGACCGATGACCGTCGATCCGGCCGTCCGGAGCGGTCTGGCGTGGCTGGTCGTCGTGACCGCCGTCGGAACGGTCCTGCTCGCGACCGACAGACGCGTCAGTCGTCGCGAAGGGGTCGCCCTCATCGCCGTCGGGCTGGCCTACTGGGTCGCCAGCGCGGTCGGGTGA
- a CDS encoding glutathione S-transferase family protein encodes MNMLVDGEWRTDAGEYTDDDGSFQRQETTFRGRIRDDPGAEYQPEAGRYHLYVSYACPWAHRTLVTRALKGLEDAISASVVDPYRDEDGWQFTPEKDGCTPDHVHGADYLRELYVRADPDATCRVTVPVLWDTETDSIVNNESAEIMRMLDTEFDDVASRDVDLYPEGYRDEVDRIIDEIYEPINNGVYRAGFATEQAPYDEAVDDLFSALDHWDEVLADQRYLAGDRLTEADVAMFTTLVRFDNVYHTHFMCNVRYVREYENLWPYLRELYQTPGIAETVNMDHIKEHYYTTHPDVNPSRIVARGPDLAFDAPHDRDDLPGGPPSDLATAASADD; translated from the coding sequence ATGAACATGCTCGTCGACGGCGAGTGGCGCACCGATGCGGGGGAGTACACCGACGACGACGGCTCCTTCCAGCGACAGGAGACGACGTTCCGCGGTCGGATCCGCGACGATCCCGGCGCCGAATACCAGCCCGAAGCCGGCCGGTACCACCTCTACGTCTCCTACGCCTGCCCGTGGGCGCACCGAACCCTGGTGACCCGGGCGCTGAAGGGCCTCGAGGACGCGATCTCGGCCTCGGTCGTCGACCCCTACCGCGACGAGGACGGCTGGCAGTTCACGCCCGAGAAGGACGGCTGTACACCCGATCACGTCCACGGCGCCGACTACCTCCGCGAACTCTACGTGCGCGCGGACCCGGACGCGACCTGTCGCGTGACGGTGCCGGTGCTCTGGGACACCGAGACCGACTCCATCGTCAACAACGAGTCGGCGGAGATCATGCGGATGCTCGACACCGAGTTCGACGACGTCGCCTCGAGAGACGTCGACCTCTACCCGGAGGGGTACCGAGACGAGGTCGACCGGATCATCGACGAGATCTACGAACCGATCAACAACGGCGTCTACCGGGCCGGCTTCGCCACCGAGCAGGCGCCATACGACGAGGCGGTCGACGACCTCTTTTCCGCGCTCGACCACTGGGACGAGGTCTTGGCGGACCAGCGCTACCTCGCCGGCGACCGCCTGACCGAGGCCGACGTCGCGATGTTCACGACGCTCGTCCGCTTCGACAACGTCTACCACACGCACTTCATGTGTAACGTCCGGTACGTCCGGGAGTACGAGAACCTCTGGCCGTACCTGCGAGAGCTCTATCAGACACCCGGAATCGCCGAGACCGTGAACATGGACCACATCAAGGAACACTACTACACGACACACCCCGACGTGAACCCCAGTCGAATCGTCGCCCGAGGACCCGACCTCGCGTTCGACGCGCCCCACGACCGCGACGACCTGCCGGGCGGTCCGCCGTCGGATCTGGCTACCGCCGCCAGCGCCGACGACTGA
- a CDS encoding divalent metal cation transporter, with product MSEQSASSSTVIDAVPGGEAIHGALYRYGLGVLFAANVFGAGSVYILADAGANFAFSLLWVLPLAFLIDIALHDMSARLAVADEPLADYIVDAVPIGGRALVISISLMSALWAVSNYAVAGAALAWLLPGLDNVVVGIVLAGGAGIAIVQLKVYDRIEAAIAAAVFAVFGSYGLLLAGLDVPWQSVAAGLQPALTSDIGYLTTVIALLGTTVYWPNFFIQSSIRPTKEWTDVWKYRRDNAAGIATTLLIGSFVMIVSAVTLAQGDMTLTGPGQPLADIIGRGALLVFMIAVFLASITSATGTLFGAGFMIPQSLGRHTVFGDAGFRRTVIGLIAVSAATALPLLVYTGFGPVEMAIIMPAVNGAIGLPVTVFALIGAVNKFYDVEWYENAAFVAAGLVLLIGSLTTIQSLYETIIGIL from the coding sequence ATGAGCGAACAGTCGGCCTCCTCCTCGACGGTCATCGACGCCGTTCCGGGCGGTGAAGCCATACACGGCGCCCTCTACCGGTACGGGCTGGGCGTTCTGTTCGCCGCGAACGTCTTCGGCGCGGGGTCGGTCTACATCCTCGCCGACGCCGGGGCGAACTTCGCGTTCTCCCTGCTGTGGGTCCTGCCGCTGGCCTTCCTCATCGACATCGCGCTCCACGACATGAGCGCCCGCCTCGCGGTGGCCGACGAACCGCTGGCGGATTACATCGTCGACGCGGTCCCGATCGGCGGCCGAGCACTCGTGATCTCGATATCGCTGATGTCGGCGCTGTGGGCCGTCTCGAACTACGCCGTCGCGGGGGCGGCGCTGGCCTGGCTCCTGCCCGGACTGGACAACGTCGTCGTCGGCATCGTCCTCGCCGGCGGCGCGGGGATCGCCATCGTCCAGCTGAAGGTCTACGACCGCATCGAGGCAGCGATCGCCGCAGCCGTTTTCGCGGTCTTCGGCTCGTACGGCCTCCTGCTCGCCGGGCTGGACGTGCCGTGGCAGTCGGTCGCCGCCGGCCTGCAGCCCGCGCTGACCAGCGACATCGGCTACCTCACGACGGTCATCGCCCTGCTCGGGACGACCGTCTACTGGCCGAACTTCTTCATCCAGTCGAGCATCCGGCCGACCAAGGAGTGGACCGACGTCTGGAAGTACCGCCGGGACAACGCCGCCGGCATCGCGACGACGCTGCTGATCGGCAGTTTCGTGATGATCGTCTCCGCGGTCACCCTCGCTCAGGGCGATATGACGCTGACCGGTCCCGGGCAGCCGCTGGCGGACATCATCGGCCGGGGCGCGCTCCTGGTGTTCATGATCGCCGTCTTCCTCGCGAGCATCACGTCCGCGACCGGGACGCTGTTCGGCGCCGGGTTCATGATTCCGCAGTCGCTGGGCAGACACACGGTGTTCGGCGACGCCGGATTCCGCCGGACGGTCATCGGGCTGATCGCGGTCTCGGCGGCCACCGCCCTCCCGCTGCTGGTCTACACCGGGTTCGGCCCCGTCGAGATGGCCATCATCATGCCCGCGGTCAACGGCGCGATCGGCCTGCCGGTCACCGTCTTCGCGCTCATCGGCGCAGTCAACAAGTTCTACGACGTCGAGTGGTACGAGAACGCGGCGTTCGTCGCCGCGGGGCTCGTGTTGCTGATCGGCAGCCTCACCACGATCCAGTCGCTGTACGAGACGATTATCGGCATCCTCTAA
- a CDS encoding DUF7535 family protein has translation MSTKVADSTGYGPNSQMSAFGYVMAAIIAIALLPLLPVLIPAYLVWRVFFAEEEFEHSFEAWRNESGRRPSS, from the coding sequence ATGTCCACCAAAGTAGCCGACTCGACGGGCTACGGCCCGAACTCCCAGATGTCCGCGTTCGGGTACGTCATGGCGGCCATCATCGCGATCGCCCTGCTCCCGCTCTTGCCGGTGCTCATTCCCGCGTACCTCGTCTGGCGAGTGTTCTTCGCGGAGGAGGAGTTCGAGCACAGTTTCGAGGCGTGGCGCAACGAATCGGGGCGCCGGCCGAGTTCGTAA
- a CDS encoding NAD-dependent epimerase/dehydratase family protein: MTEIAITGASGRVGRTAIEAFSDANLTLFSHSETEDIDTETLEIADYGAFADALSDRDIDVLIHLAANPEPRAAWEDLRGPNVDGAYNAFAAAVENDLERVVYASSNHAVNMANTVSPIRPESTVGSPDVVRPDERMDPDTYYGVTKVFGEAMGHYYANRHGLDVVNLRIGWLLSEDELREECEQRDAAGERFARAMWLSHGDCRRVIDAAATTSLASSPTTAHGISANAERFLSLSETMLELGYRPRDDSADVLDPDR; this comes from the coding sequence ATGACCGAGATCGCCATTACGGGTGCATCGGGGCGAGTCGGCAGAACGGCCATCGAGGCGTTTTCCGACGCGAATCTCACGCTCTTTTCTCACAGCGAAACCGAGGATATCGACACCGAAACGCTCGAGATCGCCGACTACGGCGCGTTCGCCGACGCGCTCTCGGACCGGGATATCGACGTGCTGATTCACCTCGCGGCCAACCCGGAGCCGCGCGCGGCGTGGGAGGACCTGCGCGGGCCGAACGTCGACGGCGCCTACAACGCCTTCGCGGCCGCCGTCGAGAACGACCTCGAGCGGGTCGTCTACGCGAGTTCGAACCACGCGGTCAACATGGCGAACACCGTCTCCCCGATCCGACCGGAGTCGACGGTCGGGTCGCCCGATGTCGTCCGGCCCGACGAGAGGATGGATCCCGACACCTACTACGGAGTCACCAAGGTCTTCGGCGAGGCGATGGGTCACTACTACGCGAACCGCCACGGACTGGACGTGGTCAACCTGCGGATCGGCTGGCTGCTCTCTGAAGACGAACTCAGGGAAGAATGCGAGCAGCGCGACGCCGCCGGCGAGCGATTCGCCCGGGCGATGTGGCTCAGCCACGGGGACTGCCGGCGGGTGATCGACGCCGCCGCGACCACCAGCCTCGCGTCGTCGCCGACGACTGCTCACGGTATCTCGGCCAACGCCGAGCGGTTCCTCTCCCTGTCGGAGACGATGCTCGAACTCGGCTACCGACCGCGGGACGATTCGGCCGACGTTCTCGACCCCGATCGGTAA
- a CDS encoding DUF7565 family protein codes for MAWECGIDGCGAVFEDVESTVVHQATEHERRECKVCGTVVPDGYLAIRHAFTEHSRAEYVRAYGASSEDVRNREELLEEIEDVANMQAIAQELKR; via the coding sequence ATGGCCTGGGAATGCGGAATCGACGGCTGCGGTGCGGTGTTCGAGGACGTCGAGTCGACCGTCGTCCACCAAGCGACGGAGCACGAACGCCGGGAGTGTAAGGTCTGCGGGACCGTCGTCCCCGACGGCTACCTCGCGATTCGACACGCCTTCACCGAGCACAGCCGCGCCGAGTACGTCCGCGCCTACGGCGCGAGTTCCGAAGACGTCCGCAACCGCGAGGAGCTCCTCGAGGAGATCGAGGACGTCGCGAACATGCAAGCGATCGCCCAGGAACTGAAACGGTAA
- a CDS encoding PHP domain-containing protein — MSDGTAETRVDCHVKVLDEAVVERAIDVGLDAIVYAPHFTRIPEIRREAASYSTDELRVIPAREVFTGSWRNRKHVLAIGLEEPVPDFIPLETAMAEFERQDAAVLAPHPEFLNVSLGESDLRRYRDVIDAVEIFNPKYLPSHDRRARELAESMGFPPFTSSYAHLPQSVGVAHTAFDVLIDAADDLVDALRDGVARRVVHHTGSHRWRTTAAELAHLGYENTWEKIDRLFLSGTEPTHPHHIAYDGRFDDVSVY, encoded by the coding sequence GTGAGCGACGGCACAGCGGAAACGCGAGTCGACTGTCACGTGAAGGTGCTCGACGAGGCGGTCGTCGAGCGAGCGATCGACGTCGGCCTCGACGCGATCGTCTACGCGCCCCACTTCACCAGGATCCCGGAGATCCGGCGGGAAGCGGCCAGCTACTCGACCGACGAGCTGCGCGTGATTCCGGCGCGGGAGGTCTTCACCGGCTCGTGGCGGAATCGCAAACACGTCCTCGCGATCGGCCTCGAGGAGCCCGTTCCCGACTTCATCCCGCTCGAGACGGCGATGGCGGAGTTCGAGCGACAGGACGCCGCGGTGCTCGCGCCCCACCCCGAGTTCCTGAACGTGAGTCTGGGCGAGTCGGACCTGCGTCGGTACCGGGACGTCATCGACGCCGTCGAGATCTTCAATCCGAAATACCTCCCGTCGCACGACCGCCGGGCCCGCGAACTCGCCGAATCGATGGGGTTCCCGCCCTTTACTTCCTCGTACGCCCACCTCCCCCAGTCGGTTGGGGTCGCCCACACCGCGTTCGATGTGTTGATCGACGCCGCGGACGACCTCGTCGACGCCCTCCGAGACGGCGTCGCTCGCCGAGTCGTCCACCACACCGGGAGTCACCGCTGGCGTACCACCGCCGCCGAACTCGCCCACCTCGGCTACGAGAACACGTGGGAGAAGATCGACCGGCTCTTCCTCTCGGGCACCGAGCCGACCCATCCACACCACATCGCCTACGACGGCCGGTTCGACGACGTCTCCGTCTACTGA
- a CDS encoding dodecin family protein — protein MGETVKIIKLTGNSNESWEDAAQNALDQADETLENISGIEIESQTAEVEGGTIEQYRTTLDVSFVLDG, from the coding sequence ATGGGCGAAACAGTCAAGATCATCAAACTGACCGGTAACTCGAACGAGTCGTGGGAAGACGCCGCGCAGAACGCGCTCGACCAAGCGGACGAAACCCTCGAGAACATCAGCGGCATCGAGATCGAATCGCAGACGGCGGAAGTCGAGGGCGGGACGATCGAGCAGTACAGAACGACCCTCGACGTCTCGTTCGTGCTGGACGGCTAG
- the polX gene encoding DNA polymerase/3'-5' exonuclease PolX, with the protein MATNAEIAGRFEEFADLLEADDVEYKPRAYRRAAENIRAHPVPIADRVEDGDEAVLEEIDGVGDAISSKVIEYVETGEIEELEELRAELPIDIADITRIEGVGPKTAGKLYRELGIETLDDLEDAAEANEIRAVKGFGPKTEQNIRENIEFAREVGQRQLLGEARPLADDVLEFLESVDEVERCEVAGSIRRWRETIGDVDVLAATEDGEAVVDTFVNWDSVDGEIESGPEKASVRVGEIRVDLRVVVPEEFGSALQYFTGSRDHNVALRNYAIDRGMKLNEYGAFDVSDVEDHESDQRVGERVAGETEEGMYEALGLPWIPPELRSDRGEIAAAANDALPDLLTREDVRGDLHSHTEWSDGNTDIEAMVEAAKAMGYDYYGVADHAEGPGIVGGMGLSDTEILEQVEAIREVAAAVDIEVFAGIEANVDAEGEIDLSEEVIEALDVIVASTHSALGQDAETATERLVRAAKNPTIDVLGHPSGRLLNERSGLEFDAAALGEAAAEHGTALEVNSNPRRLDLWGSAVQAVLEEGAPIAINTDAHQPSTLEYMRWGVHTARRGWAEPDDVINTWALEDLREFLH; encoded by the coding sequence ATGGCGACCAACGCCGAAATCGCCGGTCGCTTCGAGGAGTTCGCCGACCTGCTCGAGGCCGACGACGTCGAGTACAAGCCCCGCGCGTACCGGCGCGCGGCCGAGAACATCCGCGCCCACCCCGTCCCGATCGCCGACCGCGTCGAGGACGGCGACGAGGCGGTTCTCGAGGAGATCGACGGCGTCGGCGACGCCATCTCCTCGAAGGTGATCGAGTACGTCGAAACGGGCGAGATCGAGGAACTCGAGGAACTCCGCGCGGAGCTGCCGATCGACATTGCCGACATCACGCGCATCGAGGGCGTCGGTCCCAAAACGGCGGGGAAACTCTACCGCGAACTCGGGATCGAGACGCTCGACGACCTCGAGGACGCAGCCGAAGCCAACGAGATACGGGCAGTCAAGGGGTTCGGCCCCAAAACGGAGCAGAACATCCGGGAGAACATCGAATTCGCCCGGGAAGTCGGCCAGCGCCAACTGCTTGGCGAGGCCCGGCCGCTCGCGGACGACGTGCTCGAGTTCCTCGAGTCGGTCGACGAGGTCGAGCGCTGCGAGGTCGCCGGCTCCATCCGGCGGTGGCGCGAGACGATCGGCGACGTGGACGTGCTCGCCGCCACCGAGGACGGCGAGGCGGTCGTCGACACCTTCGTGAACTGGGACTCGGTCGACGGCGAGATCGAGTCCGGCCCCGAAAAAGCGAGCGTCCGCGTCGGCGAGATTCGGGTTGACCTCCGCGTGGTCGTCCCCGAGGAGTTCGGTTCCGCGCTGCAGTACTTCACGGGGAGCAGGGACCACAACGTCGCGCTGCGCAACTACGCGATCGATCGCGGAATGAAGCTGAACGAGTACGGGGCCTTCGACGTGAGCGACGTCGAGGACCACGAGTCGGACCAGCGCGTCGGCGAACGCGTCGCCGGCGAGACCGAGGAAGGGATGTACGAGGCGCTGGGGCTCCCGTGGATTCCGCCGGAACTCCGATCGGACCGCGGGGAGATCGCGGCGGCGGCAAACGACGCGTTGCCCGACCTGCTTACCCGCGAGGACGTCCGCGGCGACCTGCACAGTCACACCGAGTGGTCCGACGGCAACACCGATATCGAAGCGATGGTCGAGGCGGCCAAAGCCATGGGCTACGACTACTACGGCGTCGCCGACCACGCGGAGGGACCCGGCATCGTCGGCGGGATGGGCCTCTCGGACACCGAAATCCTCGAGCAGGTCGAGGCGATCCGCGAAGTGGCCGCCGCAGTCGACATCGAGGTGTTCGCGGGAATCGAGGCCAACGTCGACGCCGAGGGCGAGATCGACCTCTCGGAGGAGGTGATCGAGGCCTTAGACGTCATCGTCGCCTCAACCCACAGCGCGCTCGGACAGGATGCGGAGACGGCGACCGAACGCCTCGTCCGCGCCGCGAAGAACCCGACGATCGACGTGCTCGGCCATCCCAGCGGCCGCCTACTCAACGAGCGCTCCGGACTGGAGTTCGACGCCGCCGCGCTCGGCGAGGCCGCGGCCGAGCACGGCACCGCCCTCGAGGTCAACTCGAACCCGCGCCGGCTGGACCTCTGGGGGAGCGCCGTTCAGGCCGTCCTCGAGGAGGGAGCCCCCATTGCGATCAACACCGATGCCCATCAGCCGTCGACGCTCGAGTACATGCGCTGGGGCGTCCACACGGCGCGACGCGGGTGGGCCGAACCGGACGACGTGATCAACACGTGGGCACTCGAGGACCTGCGCGAGTTCCTGCACTGA
- a CDS encoding DUF5788 family protein — MQEYERKQLLERVEREGATVGADIPETITVQGEEIELRTFVFEIKRRETVPAGERDRVEQAKRNLRRERRERLEAIEEGDISREEGEELAGSIIGIDRALNALESLGPTDLEREQQAKQAQDRKRWMSFLKKALGKDDGGASRRGR; from the coding sequence GTGCAAGAGTACGAGCGCAAGCAGCTGCTCGAGCGCGTCGAGCGCGAGGGCGCGACCGTCGGCGCGGACATCCCGGAGACGATCACCGTCCAGGGGGAGGAGATCGAGCTCCGGACGTTCGTCTTCGAGATCAAGCGCCGCGAGACGGTGCCCGCCGGCGAGCGCGACCGCGTCGAGCAGGCCAAACGGAACCTGCGACGCGAGCGACGCGAGCGCCTCGAGGCCATCGAGGAGGGCGATATCAGCCGCGAGGAGGGCGAGGAACTCGCCGGGAGCATCATCGGCATCGATCGGGCGCTGAACGCCCTCGAGAGCCTCGGACCGACGGACTTAGAGCGCGAACAGCAGGCCAAACAGGCCCAGGATCGCAAGCGCTGGATGTCGTTCCTCAAAAAGGCGCTGGGGAAGGACGACGGCGGCGCCTCCCGGAGGGGACGATAA
- a CDS encoding rhomboid family intramembrane serine protease, translating to MAKCDVCGKDESMPYNCRHCGGTFCADHRLPENHDCTGLQNWNDPQGVFDSGFDDGVESGGSTSRASSLTDKLPIDTGPGGPLAYFRGNVTYTFLALMWITFLLQLVVQTAFGFGLHRTLFVLTPQHPEYVWTWFTSIFAHGGFMHIVFNSIVIFFFGPLVERYVGSRNFAILFLVSGALAGLAQIGITLLQGPITPLTPGVLGASGAALAIMGILTILNPNLTVYLYFILPVPIWILTGFTALISIFFIGTGGGGNIAHMAHLVGLAIGLGYGEYVKRTQNVRTPNQFQLGGGGPGGPGGPGGPGGPGGRRRF from the coding sequence ATGGCCAAGTGCGACGTGTGTGGGAAAGACGAAAGCATGCCCTACAACTGTCGGCACTGCGGGGGCACCTTCTGTGCCGACCACCGGCTGCCGGAGAACCACGACTGTACGGGGCTGCAAAACTGGAACGATCCGCAGGGGGTCTTCGACAGCGGCTTCGACGACGGCGTCGAGAGCGGCGGGAGCACTTCCCGGGCCTCGAGTCTCACCGACAAACTGCCGATCGACACGGGACCGGGCGGGCCGCTCGCGTACTTCCGCGGGAACGTGACCTACACGTTCCTCGCGCTGATGTGGATCACGTTCCTGTTACAGTTGGTCGTGCAGACGGCGTTCGGGTTCGGCCTCCACCGGACGCTGTTCGTCCTGACGCCGCAGCATCCGGAGTACGTCTGGACGTGGTTCACGTCGATCTTCGCCCACGGCGGCTTCATGCACATCGTGTTCAACAGCATCGTGATATTCTTCTTCGGGCCGCTCGTCGAGCGCTACGTCGGCTCGAGGAACTTCGCGATCCTCTTCCTGGTGAGCGGCGCGCTCGCCGGCCTCGCACAGATCGGTATCACCCTCCTGCAGGGTCCGATCACCCCCCTCACGCCGGGCGTCCTCGGTGCCAGCGGTGCCGCGCTCGCGATCATGGGCATCCTGACGATCCTGAACCCGAACCTCACGGTGTACCTCTACTTCATCCTCCCAGTCCCGATCTGGATCCTGACCGGGTTCACGGCGCTAATCAGTATCTTCTTCATCGGCACCGGGGGCGGCGGCAATATCGCCCACATGGCCCACCTCGTCGGCCTCGCGATCGGACTGGGCTACGGCGAGTACGTCAAGCGCACCCAGAACGTCCGCACGCCGAACCAGTTCCAGCTCGGCGGTGGCGGGCCGGGCGGTCCCGGTGGCCCCGGCGGCCCGGGCGGTCCCGGCGGTCGCCGTCGATTCTAA